In one window of Leptospira sp. GIMC2001 DNA:
- a CDS encoding TetR/AcrR family transcriptional regulator, producing MSHPKSLHFQQLFDLLPDISEPLDSGREKLIQAAEIEFSQKGYHGASVLTIAKIAGFKQPLLNYHFGNKEGIWRAVIEMAFIKSFYKWRDRLMELKDPDPLIQLRQVIDIFIDVHISNPQVHTILLGEIAQPGPRLDWFVEKYMKPFHNYLDELITICTQLKLIKPIPKAYGSIVLTSILTAPVYTSPLISRIYDEAEIEKASHSLPIEMWAKEVLLNGILTERD from the coding sequence ATGTCTCATCCAAAGTCATTACACTTTCAACAACTTTTTGATTTATTGCCAGATATTTCTGAGCCTTTAGACTCTGGTAGGGAAAAACTAATACAAGCAGCAGAAATTGAGTTTTCTCAGAAAGGCTACCATGGCGCATCCGTTCTAACGATTGCAAAGATTGCAGGATTTAAGCAGCCCTTATTGAATTACCATTTTGGCAATAAGGAAGGTATTTGGAGAGCCGTGATCGAAATGGCATTTATAAAATCTTTTTATAAATGGCGAGACAGATTGATGGAATTGAAAGATCCAGATCCATTGATTCAATTGAGACAAGTGATCGATATCTTCATTGATGTTCATATTTCCAATCCTCAAGTCCATACAATTCTATTAGGCGAAATAGCTCAGCCCGGACCTCGACTGGATTGGTTCGTAGAAAAGTATATGAAACCCTTTCATAATTACTTGGATGAGTTAATAACTATTTGCACCCAACTTAAGCTGATCAAACCAATTCCAAAAGCATATGGAAGCATTGTATTGACAAGTATACTAACTGCACCAGTTTACACATCTCCGCTAATATCTAGAATCTATGATGAAGCTGAGATAGAAAAAGCCTCACATTCTTTACCCATAGAAATGTGGGCGAAAGAAGTTTTGCTGAATGGAATTCT
- a CDS encoding acyl-CoA dehydrogenase family protein, with translation MDDWKEFIDSFRKFLEREVEPFAHEWDEKGELPRVIFKKLSDIGYFGLVAPEEYGGSNLGIIPSVQAMELLSEFCGSTFFSASASFGLFGEPLKHFGSDIQKNEYYRPVLSGEKIGCMAITEPQSGSDVSSIKTIAKQKKDLSIELSGQKTYITNSSIADYAIVLARFINSEGIDKGLTHFIVNLDNPRIQRGRPMKKLGLRASVTGELFFDQAVIGNEENILGGIGKGFRQTMATFNEERLSIAAYSLGVLNACLKECISFASSRMSFGKPIYQHQAVAHMIADLYTKVESVRSFTYRIANEMQTDQEKERKDRDSEMGAKCSALKLFASTQAREGVNLAVQIHGGAGYMEEYKVARLYRDIRLAEIGGGTSEIQKSIIAGSIMKRSKK, from the coding sequence ATGGATGATTGGAAAGAATTTATAGATAGCTTCCGCAAATTTTTAGAACGCGAAGTTGAACCATTTGCGCATGAATGGGATGAAAAAGGTGAGTTACCTAGGGTTATTTTCAAGAAACTATCCGATATTGGTTATTTTGGTTTGGTCGCTCCAGAGGAATACGGAGGATCAAATTTGGGAATTATCCCTTCTGTTCAAGCAATGGAATTGTTAAGTGAATTCTGCGGAAGTACTTTCTTCTCGGCTAGTGCATCTTTTGGATTATTTGGAGAGCCTTTAAAACATTTCGGATCTGATATTCAAAAAAATGAATATTATAGACCGGTATTATCTGGTGAAAAAATTGGATGTATGGCAATCACAGAACCTCAATCAGGGTCTGATGTTTCTTCTATAAAAACAATCGCCAAACAGAAAAAAGACTTATCAATTGAACTCTCGGGACAAAAGACGTACATTACCAATTCATCTATTGCGGATTATGCGATCGTACTTGCGAGATTTATAAATTCAGAAGGTATCGATAAAGGATTGACTCATTTTATTGTAAACCTAGACAATCCTAGAATTCAAAGAGGCAGACCGATGAAAAAGCTGGGACTGCGAGCTTCCGTAACAGGAGAACTTTTCTTTGATCAAGCTGTTATCGGTAATGAGGAAAATATTTTAGGTGGAATTGGGAAGGGGTTTCGCCAAACAATGGCAACATTTAATGAAGAAAGGTTATCAATTGCTGCTTATTCCTTGGGAGTATTGAACGCATGTCTAAAAGAGTGCATTTCCTTTGCAAGTAGTCGTATGAGTTTTGGCAAACCAATCTATCAACACCAAGCAGTTGCTCATATGATTGCGGATCTTTATACAAAGGTTGAATCAGTCAGAAGTTTTACCTATCGTATTGCAAATGAGATGCAAACCGATCAAGAAAAAGAAAGAAAAGATCGCGATTCAGAAATGGGTGCAAAATGTTCTGCATTAAAACTTTTTGCTTCAACTCAAGCAAGAGAAGGTGTGAATCTCGCAGTCCAGATCCATGGTGGTGCTGGCTATATGGAAGAATATAAAGTTGCTCGACTCTATCGAGATATTCGACTAGCTGAAATTGGTGGAGGAACTAGCGAGATTCAAAAATCTATTATTGCAGGATCAATTATGAAGAGATCTAAAAAATGA
- a CDS encoding glycosyltransferase family 39 protein: MYLPLIYAIFYFIILSIFNYLGGYGIFVDEFYYLACSKRLALGYIDHPPLSIYLLSLFRITGDSIFILRVIPAFCAGASVYFVGELTKRLNGNNLSISLSCIAMMTVPVLQVIFGFYSMNAIEIFFVIILIFSVLKIKENSNYWIVIGAIVGLGLFNKHTFIIYTVAILTPYLFLNFRTVIRSKTFYIGMVLSIVIFSPNLYWQYSNNLPSLEFYKNAHTFKNMNIGYIQIISDQILSQNPATLPLWICGILFCFRNKDFKFIGIAYLILLLIFLYSKSSRPDRIAAFYPILFACGAAFITKDSLKKFLLSIIIIVGLSLSPIGLPILPLDVLSNYVTTLGIVPQLETGKTVVLPQWFADRLDWEEFHSQIQLSIDSLDESEKNETIVIGNNYGQAGSLEYYKISLPIISGHNSYYLWMEELKISPKNLIVIGDRIVGSLEPFFEEKFLIGSYSRKYSTENEIPIYFLKKSKIDTRGIFSKLKIYR; this comes from the coding sequence ATGTATCTTCCATTAATTTATGCAATATTTTATTTCATCATTCTGTCCATTTTCAATTACTTGGGTGGTTATGGAATATTTGTAGATGAATTCTATTACCTCGCCTGCTCTAAAAGATTAGCATTAGGTTATATTGATCATCCGCCATTATCTATTTATTTACTTAGTCTGTTTCGAATCACTGGTGATTCTATTTTTATTCTAAGAGTTATTCCAGCGTTTTGTGCGGGAGCTTCAGTGTATTTTGTCGGTGAATTGACTAAACGATTGAATGGAAATAATTTATCTATTTCTTTGTCTTGCATTGCCATGATGACTGTCCCAGTTCTTCAAGTCATTTTTGGTTTTTATTCGATGAATGCAATTGAGATCTTTTTTGTGATAATTTTAATATTCTCTGTTCTGAAAATAAAGGAAAATTCAAATTATTGGATAGTAATTGGGGCAATTGTTGGTCTTGGATTATTCAATAAACATACTTTTATTATTTATACAGTAGCTATTTTAACACCTTACCTATTTCTAAACTTTAGAACTGTAATTAGATCTAAGACATTTTACATTGGAATGGTTCTATCTATTGTAATTTTTTCTCCTAACTTGTATTGGCAATATTCTAATAATTTACCATCTCTCGAATTTTATAAAAATGCTCATACATTCAAGAATATGAATATTGGATATATTCAAATTATTTCAGATCAAATTCTCTCCCAGAATCCTGCGACTTTGCCTTTATGGATTTGTGGAATTTTGTTTTGTTTTAGAAATAAAGATTTCAAATTTATTGGAATCGCTTATTTAATATTATTGCTTATATTTTTGTATTCTAAATCTTCAAGGCCAGATAGAATAGCTGCCTTTTATCCAATTTTATTTGCTTGTGGAGCTGCCTTTATAACTAAGGACAGTTTAAAAAAGTTTTTGCTAAGTATCATAATTATTGTTGGATTAAGTTTATCTCCAATTGGATTGCCAATTTTACCATTGGACGTTCTTTCGAATTATGTAACCACTTTAGGTATTGTTCCTCAACTTGAGACGGGCAAAACTGTTGTTTTACCTCAATGGTTTGCAGATCGTTTGGATTGGGAGGAATTTCACTCACAAATCCAACTATCAATTGACAGTTTGGATGAATCGGAGAAGAATGAAACGATCGTTATTGGTAATAATTATGGGCAGGCAGGAAGTTTAGAATATTATAAAATATCTCTTCCCATCATTAGTGGTCACAATAGTTATTATCTCTGGATGGAAGAATTAAAAATTTCTCCTAAAAATTTGATAGTGATCGGTGATAGAATAGTTGGATCGCTTGAGCCTTTCTTTGAGGAGAAGTTCCTTATCGGAAGTTACTCTAGAAAGTATTCCACGGAAAATGAAATTCCGATTTATTTTCTGAAGAAATCAAAAATTGATACTCGGGGAATATTTTCTAAACTAAAAATATATCGTTAA
- a CDS encoding MFS transporter produces the protein MKEKFSKLGIFSITQTFYQIGTIMLIAVSVLASQTLAPSPSTAAIPLSFSVLGTFVGLFPASYCMKKMGRRNGLLLGTLIGISGAIVSSYALLISNFYLFTFGHLLFGFHQSFLQYLRFVAMESVSQEDRSTALSWILIAGIPAAFIGPLAGLLGRDLFPPTIFLGCFIIMTFVLFLQFLLITKIKKDTHLTENTLFESIDTLPERPLTYHFRNSGLWASLISSSFGFGFMVMLMSAVPIAMKSHGHEMHLSTMVLQWHVLGMYIPSFFSGYLVNKFGSARLIIAGILILAIEVFAALQGTGFLPFAVALILLGVGWNFMFVGGTRLLTDQYRNSEKNTIQAINDSFIYLIAVIATYSSAFLETNIGWFNLNLVSLPFLGIALLTVLYYLKSNSTSKENNIA, from the coding sequence ATGAAGGAAAAATTTTCCAAACTAGGAATTTTCTCGATTACTCAGACCTTTTACCAAATAGGAACTATTATGTTAATAGCTGTTAGCGTTTTGGCTAGCCAAACTTTAGCTCCTAGTCCCTCGACAGCAGCAATTCCTCTTTCCTTTTCAGTTCTAGGCACATTTGTTGGTTTATTTCCTGCTTCCTATTGCATGAAGAAAATGGGACGTAGAAACGGATTATTGCTAGGAACTTTGATTGGAATCAGTGGAGCAATAGTCTCTTCCTATGCTTTGCTTATTTCGAATTTTTACCTATTTACATTTGGACATCTTCTGTTTGGATTCCATCAATCCTTTTTGCAATACTTAAGATTTGTAGCAATGGAGTCTGTTTCTCAAGAAGATAGATCAACCGCTCTATCCTGGATTTTAATAGCTGGAATTCCGGCTGCATTTATTGGCCCACTCGCTGGACTCTTGGGTCGGGATCTTTTTCCACCGACTATTTTCTTAGGTTGTTTTATAATTATGACTTTTGTTCTTTTTTTACAATTTCTTCTAATAACGAAAATTAAAAAAGATACTCACCTAACAGAAAATACATTATTCGAATCTATAGATACATTACCTGAACGTCCATTGACTTACCACTTCAGAAATTCCGGGCTCTGGGCATCGCTTATTTCTAGTTCCTTTGGATTTGGATTTATGGTGATGTTAATGTCGGCTGTTCCCATCGCAATGAAATCTCATGGGCATGAGATGCATTTATCGACAATGGTTTTACAGTGGCATGTTTTAGGAATGTATATACCGTCATTTTTCTCTGGATATTTAGTTAATAAATTTGGCTCTGCAAGATTAATTATAGCTGGTATTCTAATTTTGGCAATTGAAGTATTTGCGGCTTTACAAGGAACGGGATTCTTACCTTTTGCTGTTGCATTGATTTTATTAGGTGTTGGTTGGAACTTTATGTTCGTTGGAGGAACTAGATTATTAACCGATCAGTATAGAAATTCTGAGAAAAATACAATCCAGGCGATCAATGATTCCTTTATCTATTTAATTGCAGTCATTGCAACATATAGCTCAGCTTTTTTAGAAACAAATATCGGGTGGTTCAATCTAAATTTAGTTTCATTGCCTTTTCTTGGAATTGCGCTACTTACGGTTCTTTATTATTTGAAATCAAACTCGACATCTAAGGAAAATAATATTGCTTAA
- a CDS encoding bifunctional GNAT family N-acetyltransferase/carbon-nitrogen hydrolase family protein: MNPQEIENVELSYLSLNDYQELKEAMIEAYPTIPDAYWKENHIKTLLEKFPDGQIAIKVNGLLAGSALSIIIEYDKFGENHTYKDITDNYSFNTHNPKGDVLYGIDVFIKPEFRGLRLGRRLYDYRKELCEKLNLKGIVFGGRIPNYHLYADTFTPKQYIEMVRRKEIHDPVFNFQISNDFHPIKVMKGYLEGDKASNDYAVLLEWKNIYYEKPNKLPVANKIVVRLGLIQWQMRPYKGLDELMQQAEYFVDSVSDYRSDFALFPEFFNAPLMSEDNHLSEAEAIRGLTKYTEPIKNRFSELAVSYNINIITGSMPEIVNNHLYNVGYLCRRDGSIERYEKIHVTPNESRVWGMIGGNKLQTFDTDCGKIGILICYDSEFPELSRILADEGMNILFIPFLTDTQNGFSRVRNCAMARAIENECYVAIAGSVGNLPNVHNMNIQYAQSMVMTPCDFAFPANGIKAETTPNTEMILIADVDLDLLRELNQFGSVRNLNDRRSDIYTLNKK; encoded by the coding sequence ATGAATCCCCAAGAAATAGAAAATGTAGAACTCTCTTACTTAAGCTTAAATGATTACCAAGAATTGAAAGAGGCAATGATTGAAGCCTACCCTACAATTCCAGATGCCTATTGGAAAGAAAATCATATCAAAACTCTTCTAGAGAAATTTCCAGACGGACAAATTGCAATCAAAGTAAATGGATTACTCGCAGGATCTGCTTTATCCATAATTATTGAATATGATAAATTTGGAGAGAACCATACTTATAAAGATATAACTGATAATTATTCATTCAATACTCACAATCCCAAAGGTGACGTTTTGTACGGAATCGATGTCTTTATAAAGCCTGAGTTTCGAGGACTTAGGCTTGGTAGAAGATTATATGATTACCGAAAAGAATTGTGTGAGAAGCTTAATTTAAAAGGCATTGTATTTGGTGGACGAATACCAAATTACCATCTTTATGCCGATACTTTTACTCCCAAACAATATATAGAAATGGTTCGAAGGAAAGAAATACATGATCCTGTATTCAATTTCCAAATATCGAATGATTTTCATCCAATAAAAGTGATGAAAGGATACTTGGAAGGAGACAAAGCTTCCAATGATTATGCAGTTCTTCTTGAATGGAAAAATATATATTATGAAAAACCCAATAAATTACCTGTAGCAAATAAGATCGTAGTTCGACTGGGACTCATACAATGGCAGATGCGTCCTTATAAAGGATTGGATGAATTGATGCAACAAGCTGAATATTTTGTAGACTCGGTCTCAGATTATAGAAGTGACTTTGCACTATTTCCAGAATTCTTTAATGCACCATTGATGTCCGAAGACAACCATCTTTCAGAAGCAGAGGCTATTCGTGGTTTAACCAAATATACGGAACCAATTAAGAATCGTTTTTCCGAACTGGCTGTATCCTATAATATAAATATAATTACTGGTAGCATGCCAGAGATAGTCAACAATCACCTATACAACGTAGGTTATCTTTGCAGAAGAGACGGTTCTATAGAGCGATACGAGAAAATTCACGTAACACCTAACGAATCTCGTGTATGGGGAATGATTGGTGGAAATAAACTGCAAACATTTGATACTGACTGTGGCAAAATTGGAATATTGATTTGCTATGATTCTGAATTTCCAGAACTGAGTAGAATTTTAGCCGATGAAGGAATGAATATTTTATTTATTCCATTTCTTACGGACACTCAGAACGGATTCTCACGAGTTCGCAATTGTGCTATGGCAAGAGCGATAGAGAATGAATGCTATGTTGCAATCGCAGGAAGTGTTGGTAACCTACCTAATGTGCACAATATGAATATTCAGTATGCACAATCGATGGTAATGACACCTTGTGATTTTGCCTTTCCTGCCAATGGAATCAAAGCAGAAACTACACCCAATACAGAAATGATTCTCATTGCCGACGTTGATTTAGATTTACTCAGAGAATTGAATCAATTCGGCTCAGTAAGAAATCTCAATGATAGAAGAAGTGATATCTATACTCTGAATAAGAAATAA
- a CDS encoding alpha/beta fold hydrolase — MDTIFTKTPNEWMRLGSWIETSYGKIFTNTIGNVFESKKTILFLHGFPTSSYDFLPLINLLSDEYAYICFDFLGLGFSDKPTNIQYSVNMQTDILEAVLMHFKVRNFTIVTHDYGVTIAQEFLARYKQKFQEYDSKYNLNKVMFLNGGLFPESHRARLIQKLMKSSIGFIISKFFGFKQFTKSFSSVFGKDSQPTEYELKTHWEIIQFNNGNRMIHKLLHYIEERKLNRDRWVDVIVNPPKPILLVNGSADPISGKHMIERFKELTGRTDSVELPGIGHYPQLEDVQAIKNAIQEFV; from the coding sequence ATGGATACAATTTTTACAAAAACGCCAAACGAATGGATGCGACTAGGATCCTGGATTGAAACTTCTTATGGAAAAATATTTACGAATACAATTGGAAATGTATTTGAAAGTAAAAAAACTATTTTATTTCTTCATGGATTTCCAACTAGTTCTTATGATTTCCTTCCTTTAATTAATTTACTTTCCGATGAATATGCTTATATTTGTTTTGATTTCTTGGGCTTAGGGTTTTCTGACAAGCCAACCAATATTCAGTATTCCGTGAATATGCAAACTGATATATTGGAAGCAGTTTTGATGCATTTCAAAGTTAGAAATTTCACAATTGTTACTCATGATTACGGAGTAACAATTGCTCAGGAATTTCTTGCTAGATATAAACAAAAATTTCAAGAATATGATTCCAAATATAATTTAAATAAAGTTATGTTTTTAAACGGTGGACTTTTTCCTGAGTCACATCGAGCAAGATTGATTCAGAAATTGATGAAAAGTTCAATAGGATTTATTATAAGTAAATTTTTTGGATTTAAACAATTTACTAAATCATTCTCTTCTGTTTTCGGAAAAGATAGCCAACCAACGGAATATGAATTGAAAACTCATTGGGAGATCATTCAGTTCAATAATGGAAATCGGATGATTCATAAACTACTTCATTATATTGAAGAAAGAAAATTGAATCGAGATCGATGGGTGGATGTTATAGTTAATCCTCCAAAACCTATTCTTTTAGTGAACGGGTCAGCCGATCCGATTTCTGGGAAGCATATGATCGAACGTTTTAAAGAATTAACTGGAAGAACAGATTCAGTTGAACTTCCAGGAATTGGTCATTATCCTCAGCTAGAAGATGTGCAGGCAATTAAGAACGCAATTCAAGAATTTGTTTAA